A section of the Mycolicibacterium anyangense genome encodes:
- a CDS encoding amidohydrolase family protein — translation MTQVELQSDTATQDRPKIWAHSGDSHLMEPEDIWTSRLPKDLADRAPRTERGEKYEIAYVDGKQVTRQLNDFMDAMRPPGFKDLKIRLRDMDQEGVRCQLAFPSSGFWTVEIEDPELARPVARAWNEWAIEDFMGQQNRILAPAVLPLPEPADAVKELEWAAERGFQAVFLPTGTPEGRDWGLEMWNPLWDAAAAHDMVLAFHIGTGTATVVYRGPGGAVVNYMETTYPGMRVVSQLVASGALDRHPDLKMLVAEGGAGWVPAIGDRMDEAYRQHGMFVRPRLDRLPSEIVRSQVYTSFQHDISAVQVIEDTNYYNVMWGDDYPHLEGTYGHTQDTLHQVFDGVDARIKDRVLRGTFEELFTVPATEDLTVAC, via the coding sequence ATGACACAGGTTGAACTGCAATCGGACACCGCGACACAGGACCGCCCGAAGATCTGGGCGCACTCCGGCGATTCGCACTTGATGGAGCCGGAGGATATCTGGACGTCAAGACTGCCCAAGGATCTGGCCGACCGGGCGCCCCGAACCGAGCGCGGCGAAAAGTACGAGATCGCCTACGTCGACGGTAAGCAGGTCACCCGCCAGCTCAACGACTTCATGGATGCCATGCGGCCGCCGGGATTCAAGGACCTGAAGATCCGGCTGCGCGACATGGATCAAGAGGGCGTTCGCTGCCAGCTCGCTTTCCCGTCATCCGGCTTCTGGACCGTCGAGATCGAGGACCCCGAGCTGGCCCGGCCCGTCGCGCGGGCGTGGAACGAATGGGCCATCGAAGATTTCATGGGCCAGCAGAACCGCATCCTGGCCCCTGCCGTCCTGCCGCTTCCCGAGCCTGCCGATGCGGTGAAGGAACTGGAATGGGCGGCCGAGCGTGGCTTCCAGGCCGTCTTCCTGCCTACTGGAACCCCAGAAGGGCGCGATTGGGGCCTGGAGATGTGGAATCCGTTGTGGGACGCAGCGGCTGCCCACGACATGGTGCTCGCGTTCCACATCGGGACGGGAACGGCGACGGTGGTGTACCGCGGCCCCGGCGGTGCCGTGGTGAACTACATGGAGACCACCTATCCGGGGATGCGGGTGGTGTCGCAACTGGTTGCCAGCGGTGCTCTTGATCGCCATCCCGACTTGAAAATGCTTGTCGCAGAGGGTGGTGCCGGTTGGGTGCCGGCCATTGGAGATCGCATGGACGAGGCGTATCGCCAGCATGGGATGTTCGTGCGTCCGCGGTTGGATCGGCTCCCGAGCGAGATCGTCCGCAGCCAGGTCTACACCTCGTTCCAGCACGACATCAGCGCGGTGCAGGTCATCGAGGACACCAACTACTACAACGTGATGTGGGGTGATGACTACCCGCACCTGGAGGGCACCTACGGTCACACGCAGGACACCCTGCATCAGGTCTTCGACGGTGTCGACGCGCGCATCAAGGACCGGGTGTTGCGCGGCACGTTCGAGGAGCTGTTCACGGTGCCTGCCACCGAAGATCTGACCGTCGCCTGCTGA
- a CDS encoding SDR family NAD(P)-dependent oxidoreductase — MRLKDKVIAITGSGSGLGRESALLFASEGATVVTSDIVPGRAKAVADEVVAAGGTAIAVDADVRNDADMQRLVTETVAAYGRIDVMWANAGIPEPGFGMQGFVDSSLEDWDNIFAVNVTGIYLAWKHAAKWMVTNNARGALLATTSAASLNAYPGFPMYAASKAAGNGLTRAVALDLGKYGIRANAICPTHGMSVNFAMTPDSEVLGKSYEEMTPWNPDNRAMPLRLDRPPVLRDNAYLALFLVSDESAYMSGQTIASADGGQFSRTSIIFPTDLGQSDDMTTGVLPDDIREQINR; from the coding sequence ATGCGACTGAAGGACAAGGTCATCGCTATCACCGGCTCGGGTTCGGGACTGGGCCGAGAATCGGCCCTGCTGTTCGCCTCCGAAGGAGCGACGGTCGTCACCAGCGATATCGTCCCCGGGCGAGCCAAGGCGGTCGCAGACGAGGTCGTCGCGGCCGGCGGCACGGCGATCGCCGTCGATGCCGATGTGCGCAATGACGCCGACATGCAGCGACTCGTCACCGAGACGGTCGCCGCCTACGGCCGAATCGACGTGATGTGGGCGAATGCCGGCATCCCCGAACCCGGTTTCGGCATGCAGGGCTTCGTGGACTCGAGCCTTGAGGACTGGGACAACATTTTTGCGGTCAACGTCACCGGTATCTACCTGGCCTGGAAGCATGCCGCCAAGTGGATGGTCACCAACAACGCCCGCGGCGCGCTGCTGGCGACCACCTCCGCCGCATCACTGAACGCCTATCCCGGCTTCCCGATGTATGCCGCGTCCAAGGCCGCCGGCAATGGCTTGACCAGAGCCGTCGCATTGGACCTCGGCAAGTACGGCATCCGGGCCAATGCGATCTGCCCGACCCATGGCATGTCAGTGAACTTCGCCATGACACCGGACAGCGAGGTCCTGGGCAAGTCCTACGAAGAGATGACGCCCTGGAATCCCGACAACCGCGCGATGCCACTACGGCTCGACCGCCCGCCGGTGCTGCGCGACAACGCCTACCTTGCACTCTTCCTGGTTTCCGACGAGTCGGCGTACATGTCCGGACAGACCATCGCTTCGGCCGACGGCGGGCAGTTCTCCCGCACCTCGATCATCTTCCCCACCGATCTAGGACAGTCCGACGACATGACCACCGGGGTCCTACCCGACGACATCCGCGAGCAGATCAACCGCTGA
- a CDS encoding NUDIX domain-containing protein, which translates to MTASSRDASVLIAVHEAQSTGLEVVLIKRAADIGTHRGDIAFPGGSVDQGEGRRAAALREAEEECGISPDTVTIVAELSNHPTIDGMNIWPYVATVSSLPSATHRCIEVQYVIVKPLSELVADGAWSRRPWAGNPSVVLDYFDIDGTSAWGTTGTLLRELLEICVAGRMTLSSEVT; encoded by the coding sequence TTGACAGCATCGTCGCGCGATGCATCAGTTCTCATCGCCGTCCACGAAGCTCAAAGCACCGGTCTCGAAGTGGTTCTGATCAAGCGTGCGGCTGACATCGGCACGCACCGTGGCGATATCGCCTTTCCGGGCGGCAGCGTGGATCAGGGGGAGGGCCGCAGAGCGGCAGCGCTTCGAGAGGCTGAGGAAGAATGCGGTATCTCGCCCGATACGGTGACCATCGTTGCAGAGCTGAGCAACCATCCGACGATCGACGGGATGAACATCTGGCCCTATGTTGCGACGGTGAGTAGCCTGCCTAGCGCGACCCACCGCTGCATCGAGGTTCAATATGTGATCGTGAAGCCACTGTCGGAGCTCGTTGCCGACGGGGCATGGTCCCGAAGGCCCTGGGCCGGCAATCCATCAGTCGTCTTGGACTACTTCGATATCGATGGCACATCGGCCTGGGGGACCACCGGCACGTTGTTGCGCGAGCTCTTGGAGATCTGCGTGGCCGGACGGATGACACTGAGCAGCGAGGTGACCTGA
- a CDS encoding cytochrome P450 has product MTQATRFDPRFAPLTLQVKDMAEPQPIYYQKAAEVRAERVEGVVTLYRLEDIVAVNRHPAILGAGGRGGSFGHEGKLIPLEIDGEGHRKWRRLLDPIFAPKKIAFLEDQIRTLARELISQFKESGHTELHDSYCVPLPCLTFLRLFGAPVEDLDFFVEFKDGVIHPQGETMEEAEANMMVSAAKIYEYFATFLAQRRAETEQKPDIISTLLHSEVDGKPLTDEELVNIMFLFMFAGLDTVTSSMSCIYAWLAQHPQERDRLAADHSLIPAAIEELMRYESPVPAGMRYAEEDIDLGDGLVIRSGEAIHAVWAAANVDPTAFEDPLTVKLDRGRTNHIVFASGTHRCLGSHLARLELRLATEELLAAIPDLEVDSAEPLEYNNSAVRAALKLPVKFTPSA; this is encoded by the coding sequence ATGACTCAAGCCACCCGATTCGATCCCCGGTTCGCCCCCTTGACCCTGCAGGTCAAGGACATGGCCGAACCGCAGCCGATCTACTATCAGAAGGCTGCCGAAGTCCGCGCCGAGCGGGTCGAGGGCGTGGTGACGCTCTACCGACTCGAGGACATCGTGGCGGTCAACCGTCACCCCGCGATCCTGGGTGCCGGTGGACGGGGCGGGTCGTTCGGCCACGAGGGCAAGTTGATCCCGTTGGAGATCGATGGTGAGGGTCACCGCAAGTGGCGGCGTCTGCTCGATCCGATCTTCGCGCCGAAGAAGATCGCCTTCCTCGAAGATCAGATTCGCACCCTGGCCCGGGAACTGATCTCACAGTTCAAAGAATCCGGCCATACCGAGTTGCACGATTCGTACTGTGTGCCGTTGCCGTGCTTGACGTTTCTGCGGCTGTTCGGTGCACCGGTGGAGGATCTGGACTTCTTCGTGGAGTTCAAGGACGGCGTGATTCACCCGCAGGGCGAGACCATGGAAGAGGCCGAGGCCAACATGATGGTCTCGGCGGCGAAGATCTACGAATACTTCGCGACATTCCTGGCGCAGCGAAGGGCAGAGACGGAGCAGAAGCCGGACATCATCTCGACGTTGCTGCACTCCGAGGTGGACGGCAAGCCGTTGACCGACGAGGAATTGGTCAACATCATGTTCCTCTTCATGTTCGCCGGGCTGGATACGGTGACGTCGTCCATGTCCTGCATCTATGCCTGGCTTGCCCAACACCCCCAGGAGCGTGACCGGCTCGCTGCCGATCATTCGCTGATCCCCGCGGCCATCGAAGAACTGATGCGGTACGAATCGCCGGTCCCGGCCGGAATGCGCTATGCAGAAGAAGATATCGATCTCGGTGATGGCTTGGTGATTCGTTCAGGCGAAGCTATTCACGCGGTCTGGGCGGCGGCCAATGTCGATCCGACCGCATTCGAGGATCCCTTGACGGTGAAGCTCGATCGCGGCCGCACCAACCACATCGTGTTCGCCAGCGGCACCCATCGGTGCCTGGGCTCCCATCTGGCTCGACTGGAACTTCGCCTCGCTACCGAAGAACTGCTCGCGGCCATACCCGATCTCGAGGTCGATTCCGCTGAGCCGCTGGAATACAACAACTCGGCAGTGCGGGCCGCCCTCAAGCTGCCGGTGAAGTTCACCCCGTCAGCCTGA